In Synechococcus sp. CC9616, the following are encoded in one genomic region:
- a CDS encoding DUF456 family protein, translating to MTPELIWWLALGLQLLAVPGVIVPVLPGLLWLPLGAGLWCLQVGWSAGWPSLLLALLIFGLGLMADVLAVSLATANQQASRWALLGAGVGVLIGVFSGGLGLLLAPWLGAALVEAWSLRSRAPDLAWAARLNQAARVGLAVVVALLVSQVAQVLLALIGVTGFVILTFS from the coding sequence ATGACGCCTGAACTGATTTGGTGGCTGGCGCTCGGCCTGCAGCTTCTGGCTGTTCCCGGAGTCATCGTGCCCGTGTTGCCAGGGTTGCTCTGGCTCCCTTTGGGCGCTGGCCTCTGGTGCCTTCAGGTGGGGTGGAGTGCCGGATGGCCTTCCTTGTTGCTGGCGCTTCTGATCTTCGGCCTGGGATTGATGGCCGACGTTCTGGCGGTGAGTCTGGCGACGGCGAATCAGCAGGCAAGTCGCTGGGCGCTGCTGGGTGCCGGTGTAGGCGTGTTGATCGGAGTGTTCTCAGGTGGCCTGGGACTACTTCTGGCTCCCTGGCTTGGCGCAGCCCTCGTGGAAGCCTGGTCCCTGCGTTCCCGGGCTCCGGATCTGGCCTGGGCCGCCAGATTGAATCAGGCGGCCAGGGTGGGTTTGGCCGTGGTGGTGGCCTTGCTGGTGAGCCAGGTCGCTCAGGTGCTGCTGGCCTTGATCGGGGTCACAGGATTCGTGATTCTCACTTTCAGTTGA
- the rsmH gene encoding 16S rRNA (cytosine(1402)-N(4))-methyltransferase RsmH, which translates to MLSISSEFCHLSVLANVVLQAAEALPSQDGVLIDATLGGGGHSALLLERHPQLRLVGLDQDPAARAAAVDRLAPFSDRIQITATNFADFTPNEPAVMVLVDLGVSSPQLDQAERGFSFRLDGPLDMRMNPAGGGETAGELIERLEESALADLIYGYGEERLSRRIARRIKSDLAFQGSYAGTADLAYAVAGCYPPKARRGRIHPATRTFQALRIAVNRELEVLERLLQRAPDWLGPHGLLGIISFHSLEDRRVKQAFVEDQRLERITRKPLVASEEEQQSNPRSRSAKWRLARRRPDDA; encoded by the coding sequence CTGTTGTCGATCTCGTCTGAGTTCTGTCACTTGTCGGTGCTGGCGAACGTCGTCTTGCAGGCTGCCGAGGCTTTGCCGAGCCAGGATGGAGTCCTCATCGACGCCACCCTCGGAGGAGGAGGCCACAGCGCCTTACTGCTGGAACGTCATCCCCAGCTGAGGTTGGTGGGGCTTGATCAGGATCCAGCCGCACGAGCTGCGGCCGTGGATCGCTTGGCGCCGTTTTCGGATCGGATTCAGATCACGGCAACGAATTTTGCTGATTTCACCCCGAATGAACCGGCTGTGATGGTTCTTGTGGATCTTGGGGTGAGCAGCCCTCAACTGGATCAGGCTGAACGTGGCTTCAGCTTTCGGCTGGATGGTCCCCTGGACATGCGCATGAACCCAGCTGGAGGGGGCGAAACCGCTGGCGAACTGATTGAGCGGCTGGAGGAGTCAGCTCTCGCCGATTTGATTTATGGCTATGGCGAGGAGAGGCTGTCGCGCCGAATCGCTCGACGCATCAAATCTGATCTGGCCTTCCAGGGTTCCTATGCCGGAACGGCAGACCTCGCCTATGCCGTTGCCGGTTGCTATCCACCGAAGGCTCGACGTGGACGGATCCACCCGGCAACGCGGACGTTTCAAGCGCTGCGCATTGCCGTCAACAGGGAACTGGAGGTGCTGGAGCGTCTGCTGCAGCGCGCTCCGGATTGGCTGGGGCCCCATGGGCTGCTGGGGATCATCAGTTTCCACTCACTGGAGGACCGTCGGGTAAAGCAGGCCTTTGTTGAGGATCAGCGCCTGGAGCGCATCACGCGTAAGCCACTGGTCGCCTCTGAAGAGGAGCAACAGAGCAATCCGCGCAGTCGCAGTGCGAAATGGCGGCTTGCACGGCGCAGGCCAGATGACGCCTGA
- a CDS encoding NAD(P)H-quinone oxidoreductase subunit H — MTQLETRTEPMVVNFGPHHPSMHGVLRLVVTLDGEDVVDCEPVIGYLHRGMEKIAENRTNVMFVPYVSRMDYAAGMFYEAVVVNAPERLADIPVPKRASYIRVLMLELNRIANHLLWLGPFLADVGAQTPFFYIFREREMIYDLWEAATGQRLINNNYFRIGGVAADLPWGWLEKCRDFCDWFGPKIDEYEKLITNNPIFRRRIEGLGTIVKQDAINWSLSGPMLRASGVPWDLRKVDHYECYDDFDWDVATATEGDCYARYRVRIEEMRQSVKILRQACDMIPGGPTENLEAKRLNEGKGSEAAGFDYQYVAKKVAPTFKIPDGELYTRLESGKGEIGIFIQGNNDVTPWRFKIRAADSNNLQILPHILKGHKVADIMAILGSIDVIMGSVDR; from the coding sequence ATGACGCAGCTGGAAACGCGTACGGAGCCGATGGTGGTCAACTTCGGCCCCCATCACCCCTCCATGCACGGAGTGCTGAGGCTGGTGGTGACTCTGGATGGAGAAGACGTTGTCGATTGCGAACCGGTGATCGGGTATCTCCATCGCGGCATGGAGAAGATCGCCGAGAACCGGACGAACGTGATGTTCGTGCCCTACGTGAGTCGCATGGATTATGCGGCCGGCATGTTTTACGAAGCGGTCGTGGTCAATGCGCCCGAACGACTGGCGGACATCCCGGTGCCGAAGCGGGCCAGTTACATCCGCGTTCTGATGCTGGAGCTCAACCGGATTGCCAACCATCTGCTGTGGCTCGGCCCGTTTCTTGCGGACGTTGGTGCCCAGACCCCTTTCTTCTACATCTTCCGGGAACGGGAGATGATCTATGACCTCTGGGAAGCCGCCACGGGTCAGCGCCTGATCAACAACAACTACTTCAGAATCGGCGGGGTCGCAGCAGATCTGCCCTGGGGTTGGCTTGAGAAATGTCGGGACTTCTGCGATTGGTTTGGCCCAAAAATTGATGAGTACGAAAAGTTGATTACCAACAACCCGATCTTCCGTCGCAGGATTGAGGGTCTTGGCACGATTGTTAAGCAGGACGCCATCAACTGGAGTCTGTCCGGTCCGATGCTTCGGGCCTCTGGGGTCCCCTGGGATCTACGCAAAGTTGATCATTACGAGTGCTACGACGACTTCGATTGGGATGTCGCTACGGCGACAGAAGGTGATTGCTACGCCCGTTACAGGGTGCGCATCGAGGAAATGCGTCAGTCGGTGAAAATCCTGCGCCAGGCATGCGACATGATTCCCGGGGGGCCCACTGAAAATCTAGAAGCCAAACGTCTCAACGAAGGCAAAGGCAGTGAAGCTGCAGGCTTTGACTATCAATACGTTGCCAAGAAAGTGGCTCCTACGTTCAAGATTCCCGATGGAGAGCTTTATACGCGGCTGGAATCAGGCAAAGGAGAGATCGGCATCTTCATTCAGGGCAACAACGATGTGACCCCTTGGCGTTTCAAGATACGAGCCGCTGACAGCAACAATCTTCAGATCCTTCCACATATCCTCAAGGGCCACAAGGTTGCAGACATTATGGCCATTCTTGGCTCAATCGATGTGATCATGGGATCAGTCGACCGCTAA
- a CDS encoding glycosyltransferase family 2 protein: MKIILINCLIFGSILWLLRTIIILLLAREQKQRTKNRLITSTLFLPESTYPSVSILIPALNEAQTIARCMLSCIACSYHNKEILVIDDGSTDETSREAGIIQSSHPANRIKVFKLRHNKGKTAALNYALSQATSDLIVTLDADTIFSEKNSLHTFLSPLIHLKNCSGTTANLHVRHPHEPLGMVQRIEYTKVLNSSKRAQSLLRSILILPGAMSAFRHQALAAIGGFSASTLAEDADATMQLLRQGHLLTFQANCIGVTEGPHTLIDLLRQRLRWRVGQLECLIKHSRLLLASPATTFFYIDMGVMNTISALTPVITVLALSQDISDAFLPLTTLMIGCFAADLAATAITFQLDDQSMPGLWAYVLYVSFFTLFSPLITWAAISQLLFNRTTGWHTSKRY, from the coding sequence TTGAAAATTATTCTTATTAATTGTCTTATTTTTGGGTCGATCCTCTGGCTACTGAGGACAATAATTATTTTACTGCTCGCCCGCGAACAGAAGCAAAGGACTAAAAATCGGCTCATCACTTCAACTCTATTTCTGCCTGAATCGACTTATCCATCCGTCAGCATTCTGATTCCCGCCCTCAACGAAGCACAGACCATTGCTCGGTGCATGCTGTCATGCATCGCATGCAGCTATCACAACAAAGAAATTCTTGTCATTGATGATGGATCAACAGATGAGACCAGCCGTGAAGCTGGAATCATTCAATCGAGCCATCCCGCAAACAGAATCAAGGTGTTCAAACTAAGGCACAATAAAGGAAAAACTGCAGCACTTAATTACGCCCTTTCCCAGGCAACTAGTGATCTGATTGTGACTCTGGACGCCGACACAATCTTTTCAGAGAAAAATTCTCTACATACCTTTCTAAGCCCTCTGATCCATCTGAAGAATTGTTCTGGCACAACCGCCAATCTTCATGTTCGTCATCCCCATGAACCACTTGGCATGGTTCAGAGGATCGAATACACAAAAGTGCTCAACAGCAGCAAGCGCGCACAAAGCCTGTTGAGATCGATTCTGATTCTTCCTGGAGCGATGAGCGCCTTTCGCCATCAAGCCCTTGCAGCGATTGGAGGTTTCTCTGCGAGCACTCTGGCGGAAGATGCTGACGCCACGATGCAACTTCTCAGGCAAGGTCATCTCCTGACCTTTCAAGCCAATTGCATTGGGGTAACAGAAGGTCCCCACACCCTGATCGATCTCCTTCGCCAACGGTTGCGTTGGCGCGTCGGGCAATTGGAGTGCCTGATCAAGCACTCTCGTTTGCTGCTGGCCTCTCCAGCAACCACGTTCTTTTACATCGATATGGGTGTGATGAATACGATTTCAGCCTTGACGCCAGTGATCACAGTTCTGGCATTGAGCCAAGACATTTCCGATGCCTTCTTACCCCTTACAACGCTGATGATTGGCTGCTTCGCGGCTGATCTAGCCGCAACCGCAATAACATTTCAACTGGATGACCAAAGCATGCCCGGACTATGGGCATACGTTCTCTATGTCAGTTTTTTCACCCTCTTCAGCCCGTTGATCACCTGGGCGGCGATCAGCCAGTTGTTGTTCAATCGAACAACGGGATGGCATACCAGCAAGCGGTATTGA
- a CDS encoding thioesterase family protein — protein MSSVPQGRSNNQPNWLELNRCVRFGDTDAAGVMHFHQLLRWCHEAWEESLQRYGVAAAAVFPGGRGSEGEPTIALPVIHCEADFLKPVHGGDELIVKLEPERLDPGRFELRSTFLLKQPETIVARGLIRHLAIDIASKRRCHLPESVDRWLEASGLGQLREL, from the coding sequence ATGTCCAGCGTTCCCCAAGGCCGATCAAACAATCAGCCGAACTGGCTCGAACTCAACCGTTGTGTCCGGTTCGGTGACACCGATGCCGCCGGCGTGATGCACTTTCACCAGCTCTTGCGCTGGTGCCATGAGGCATGGGAAGAAAGCCTCCAGCGCTACGGCGTCGCGGCAGCCGCAGTTTTTCCGGGTGGTCGGGGTTCTGAGGGCGAACCGACGATCGCCTTACCGGTGATTCACTGCGAGGCGGATTTTCTTAAACCCGTGCATGGAGGTGATGAGCTGATCGTGAAGCTCGAACCGGAACGGCTTGATCCAGGCAGGTTCGAGCTACGCAGCACCTTTTTGCTGAAACAACCGGAGACGATCGTGGCCCGGGGTTTGATCCGTCACCTGGCGATTGATATTGCAAGCAAGCGTCGCTGCCATCTCCCGGAAAGCGTGGATCGCTGGCTGGAGGCCTCTGGCCTGGGACAACTCAGAGAGCTCTGA
- a CDS encoding AMP-binding protein → MSLSRLVCDPAFPQRSAAALEKALERSGWVQLVGSSASMDSPDQGELPQGSGVLVSSGGSSGERRLCAQPASHLDRSATATGDWLRSIGLVPEQTCLFNPLPFHHMSGLMPWWRSRCWGTTHVWLPPAQLKEPSTLLDSCPSRANPDEQPWLLSLVPTQLVRLLADERGLLWLQRFALIWVGGAALPMAAADQARQAGIRLAPCYGATETAAMVSALPPQRFLAGEHGCGDALNDVELRLLPDGALGVRTPRLAIGRWSPLREPGFSSLCDDDGWWRSGDAADLSAGLCILGRLDGAVHSGGETVFPEQLEARLLQAAAEAHLPVQALLLLGVEDPEWGERLVALVRSSDPSVLPALQQLTLGWPAADRPRRWLQCPELEPSAAGKWQRQRWRDWLRAL, encoded by the coding sequence ATGTCCCTCTCCAGGTTGGTGTGCGATCCGGCATTCCCACAGCGCAGTGCAGCCGCGTTGGAGAAGGCACTGGAGAGATCCGGATGGGTGCAGCTCGTGGGTTCGTCGGCCTCGATGGACTCGCCCGATCAGGGCGAGTTGCCCCAAGGCTCCGGCGTGCTGGTTTCGTCCGGGGGCAGCAGCGGTGAGCGCCGTCTTTGTGCTCAGCCAGCCAGTCATCTCGATCGCTCCGCCACCGCGACCGGGGACTGGCTGCGCTCGATCGGACTGGTCCCGGAGCAGACGTGTCTGTTCAACCCCCTCCCGTTTCATCACATGAGTGGCTTGATGCCCTGGTGGCGAAGCCGCTGTTGGGGAACGACCCATGTCTGGCTGCCGCCGGCACAACTCAAGGAGCCATCGACCCTGCTGGACAGCTGTCCGTCCCGGGCGAACCCTGATGAGCAGCCTTGGCTGCTCTCCCTTGTGCCCACCCAGTTGGTCCGGTTGCTGGCAGACGAAAGGGGTTTGCTTTGGTTGCAGCGCTTTGCCCTGATCTGGGTTGGTGGCGCGGCTCTGCCGATGGCTGCTGCCGATCAGGCCCGTCAAGCTGGCATTCGACTCGCACCTTGCTACGGGGCCACCGAAACCGCGGCCATGGTGTCGGCATTGCCGCCCCAGCGTTTTCTGGCTGGAGAGCACGGTTGCGGGGATGCCCTGAACGATGTGGAGCTGAGGCTGCTGCCGGATGGAGCGTTGGGGGTGCGTACGCCTCGCCTGGCGATTGGACGTTGGTCACCGTTGCGCGAGCCCGGGTTCAGCAGCCTTTGTGACGACGATGGCTGGTGGCGATCCGGAGACGCTGCTGATCTCAGCGCGGGCCTTTGCATCCTGGGGCGTCTTGACGGTGCCGTTCACTCCGGAGGGGAGACGGTGTTTCCCGAACAGCTGGAGGCCCGTCTGCTGCAAGCGGCTGCAGAGGCGCATCTTCCAGTGCAAGCACTGCTGCTGCTGGGGGTGGAGGATCCTGAGTGGGGGGAGCGGTTGGTGGCTCTGGTTCGTTCGTCGGATCCATCCGTGCTGCCGGCGCTTCAGCAGCTCACCCTTGGGTGGCCGGCGGCGGATCGACCGCGACGCTGGTTGCAATGCCCCGAACTGGAACCGTCTGCAGCTGGCAAATGGCAACGCCAGCGCTGGCGTGATTGGCTCAGAGCTCTCTGA
- the menC gene encoding o-succinylbenzoate synthase, with amino-acid sequence MDLQLQIRPFRFALIRPLRTAAGVLQDRCGWLLRLEATTGATGWGEVAPLDQSHLPHCQQQLAALPSCLPRERLETLLPQLPGALGFGLGSALAELDGLVGSRSHGWLSAPNGAQLLPAGGLMLSQLDRLLEQRGRRRAMTFKWKVAAEADRLERRWLEQLMQRLPSTARLRLDANGGWDRSTAKAWMQALAGDPRFAWLEQPLPPEDHEGLEALAEQGPVALDESLHVDPRLRDRWAGWQVRRPALEGDPRPLLRQLQEGVPWRMVSTAFESGIGRRWLNHLAALQMTGPTPAAPGLAPGWCPSGPLFSADPSQVWAAAEA; translated from the coding sequence ATGGACCTCCAGCTGCAGATCCGACCGTTCCGGTTCGCGCTGATCCGGCCGCTTCGAACGGCAGCAGGGGTTCTGCAGGATCGATGTGGTTGGTTGCTGCGGTTGGAGGCGACGACGGGTGCGACCGGCTGGGGGGAGGTGGCTCCACTGGATCAGAGTCATTTGCCGCACTGTCAGCAACAGCTGGCTGCTTTGCCGTCGTGCTTGCCGCGGGAGCGCCTTGAAACGTTGCTGCCGCAGCTACCGGGTGCTCTTGGCTTCGGTCTCGGATCCGCTCTGGCGGAACTGGACGGGCTCGTGGGATCCCGCTCGCATGGCTGGTTGTCCGCCCCCAACGGCGCCCAGCTGCTCCCCGCTGGTGGACTGATGCTCTCCCAACTGGATCGTTTGCTGGAGCAGCGCGGCCGACGGCGGGCGATGACCTTCAAGTGGAAGGTGGCTGCTGAAGCCGATCGACTCGAGCGTCGCTGGCTGGAGCAATTGATGCAGCGATTGCCGTCGACGGCACGTCTCCGCCTTGACGCCAACGGCGGCTGGGACCGTTCGACGGCGAAAGCCTGGATGCAGGCTCTGGCTGGTGATCCGCGGTTCGCCTGGTTGGAGCAGCCGTTGCCCCCCGAGGATCATGAGGGGCTGGAAGCCCTGGCAGAGCAGGGTCCTGTCGCTCTCGATGAATCTCTGCATGTTGATCCGCGGTTGAGGGATCGCTGGGCCGGTTGGCAGGTCCGTCGCCCGGCCTTGGAGGGGGACCCCCGTCCGTTGTTGCGCCAGCTTCAGGAGGGTGTGCCGTGGCGCATGGTCAGCACTGCATTCGAAAGTGGGATCGGCAGGCGCTGGCTGAACCATCTGGCCGCACTTCAGATGACGGGGCCGACCCCTGCAGCTCCTGGTCTGGCGCCGGGCTGGTGTCCTTCCGGTCCGCTGTTCAGTGCCGATCCCAGCCAGGTTTGGGCGGCGGCTGAGGCCTGA
- the menA gene encoding 2-carboxy-1,4-naphthoquinone phytyltransferase, translated as MSERQAVATRYDQRRKLWRAAIKWPMYSVAVMPALLASGWRIGSAEPMRLDQLLGFLLAAVLLLLWENLSNDLFDAETGVDLVGKPHSLVNLTGRRDGLTLLANAVLLLGLLLMAWLTWRSQPAVLPLVLACCGIGYIYQGPPFRLSYLGLGEPLCWLAFGPLATAASLLVLGPQGEAQIPWQTALQLGAGPALATSLVLFCSHFHQVEEDAAHGKRSPVVRFGTARSAALIPVWITVTLLLESLPVLLGEWPVTALLAWLGLPAGVALSRLLLDHHDQPLRIGGSKFLALRFQAWNGLGLSIGLAMGALRS; from the coding sequence ATGTCAGAGCGTCAGGCTGTCGCAACCCGTTACGACCAGCGCCGCAAACTTTGGCGTGCAGCCATCAAGTGGCCGATGTATTCCGTGGCCGTGATGCCGGCGCTTCTGGCCAGCGGCTGGCGCATTGGTTCAGCAGAGCCGATGCGCCTGGATCAGTTGCTCGGATTCCTGCTGGCGGCTGTTTTGCTCCTGCTCTGGGAGAACCTCAGTAACGATCTCTTCGATGCTGAGACCGGGGTGGACCTGGTGGGGAAACCCCATTCGCTGGTGAATCTGACCGGTCGTCGCGATGGATTGACCCTGCTGGCGAATGCCGTGCTGCTGCTGGGTCTGTTGCTGATGGCCTGGCTGACTTGGCGCAGCCAGCCCGCGGTTTTGCCGCTGGTGCTCGCTTGTTGCGGCATCGGTTACATCTATCAAGGTCCCCCTTTCCGACTCAGTTATCTCGGGCTTGGGGAGCCGCTCTGCTGGCTGGCGTTCGGCCCGCTGGCCACTGCTGCGTCCCTGCTGGTTTTGGGACCCCAAGGTGAGGCCCAGATTCCCTGGCAGACAGCCCTCCAACTTGGTGCCGGTCCCGCTTTGGCGACGAGCCTGGTGTTGTTCTGTTCGCACTTTCATCAGGTCGAAGAGGACGCTGCCCATGGCAAGCGTTCACCGGTGGTGCGTTTTGGAACGGCCCGTTCCGCGGCGCTGATTCCCGTCTGGATCACCGTGACGCTGCTGTTGGAATCGCTGCCGGTGCTTCTGGGGGAGTGGCCAGTCACAGCCCTTCTTGCTTGGCTCGGACTTCCGGCCGGTGTGGCCCTCAGTCGCCTGCTGCTGGACCATCACGATCAGCCTCTGCGGATCGGCGGCAGCAAATTTTTAGCCCTGCGTTTTCAGGCATGGAACGGACTGGGCCTCAGCATCGGACTGGCCATGGGGGCGCTGCGGTCCTAA
- a CDS encoding isochorismate synthase MenF → MTADHRFSTLLDAARSGWEQRSCEDSLLSLALPIEGIDPLPALPHLANTDAFRFLWDCAPGLSLAASGRCQHLELAGLRRFELAQRFCDVTLGRLIDATPATHPQARAKVLLAFSFFEQSDERDPLPSSVPSVQAVLPRWQLSRQGQRGWLRINGTVSDIADARELAEQLWLKTRELEAPPGGPPLQTSAPIPIPGRLAAKPWQDRYRQALDRALELVNEAELHKLVLAVRQTIDLEEPLDTLPLLQRLRHQQAGSCRFLWQRQKGDAFFGASPERLLCLRGDNLRIDALAGTAGRGDDGSQLLRSDKDRREHELVVETITGRLQQMGLNPWHRPQPQLARHGLLTHLHTPITADAAGRSALALAEELHPTPAVAGLPRREAMAWLRALEPFERGGYAAPIGWIDSAGDAELRVAIRCGHARGHRLDLTAGAGLVRGSIAERELQEVGLKLAVLANQLELRSALWQ, encoded by the coding sequence ATGACGGCTGACCACCGTTTCAGCACCTTGCTCGATGCCGCACGCAGCGGCTGGGAACAACGCAGCTGTGAAGACAGTCTGCTCAGCCTTGCGCTGCCGATTGAAGGAATCGATCCCCTGCCGGCCCTGCCGCATCTGGCCAACACGGACGCGTTCCGTTTCCTGTGGGACTGTGCACCTGGGCTTTCCCTGGCGGCCAGTGGGCGTTGCCAGCATCTGGAGCTGGCGGGGTTAAGACGTTTCGAGCTGGCTCAGCGCTTTTGCGACGTGACGCTGGGTCGGCTCATCGATGCCACACCAGCGACACACCCCCAGGCGCGGGCAAAGGTGTTGCTGGCCTTCAGCTTCTTCGAGCAGAGCGACGAACGCGATCCTCTGCCCAGCTCGGTGCCGTCCGTGCAGGCCGTCCTGCCGCGGTGGCAGCTCAGCCGACAGGGGCAACGTGGCTGGCTGCGCATCAACGGAACCGTCAGCGACATTGCCGACGCGAGGGAACTCGCGGAACAGTTGTGGCTGAAAACCCGAGAACTCGAGGCACCCCCCGGCGGCCCGCCGCTGCAGACGAGCGCGCCCATTCCAATTCCTGGCCGCCTAGCGGCAAAACCCTGGCAAGACCGCTACCGCCAGGCCCTGGACCGAGCCCTCGAGCTGGTTAATGAAGCGGAGCTGCACAAGCTCGTTCTGGCCGTTCGGCAAACCATCGATCTGGAGGAACCTCTCGACACCCTGCCTTTGCTCCAGCGACTGAGACATCAACAGGCCGGCAGCTGCCGATTCCTCTGGCAGCGCCAGAAAGGTGACGCCTTCTTCGGGGCCTCGCCGGAACGATTGCTCTGCCTGCGGGGTGACAACCTCCGCATCGATGCCCTGGCTGGCACAGCAGGGCGAGGGGATGACGGCAGCCAGCTGCTCCGCTCAGACAAGGATCGGCGCGAGCACGAACTGGTGGTGGAAACCATTACGGGCCGCCTGCAGCAAATGGGCCTGAACCCCTGGCATCGACCTCAGCCACAACTGGCGCGCCACGGTCTCCTGACCCACTTGCACACACCGATCACCGCAGATGCTGCCGGACGATCGGCGCTGGCACTGGCTGAGGAACTGCACCCCACTCCAGCGGTCGCGGGCTTGCCGAGGCGGGAAGCCATGGCATGGCTGCGGGCCCTGGAGCCGTTTGAACGCGGCGGCTATGCCGCACCGATCGGATGGATAGACAGTGCTGGAGACGCGGAATTACGGGTTGCCATTCGATGCGGCCATGCCCGGGGACACCGGCTGGATCTCACAGCGGGTGCTGGTCTGGTGCGCGGCTCAATCGCCGAGCGGGAACTGCAGGAAGTGGGCTTGAAACTGGCGGTGCTGGCCAATCAACTGGAGCTGCGCTCAGCGCTTTGGCAGTGA